The sequence tggaattctccagacaagaatactagaataggtagccggagatcttcccaacccagggattgtacccaggtctcctgcattgcacacagattctttgccatctgagccaccagggaaataattCATGCCAGCACCCtaactcagctgttaaaaaaaataataaaatccccCAAGTATGGTTTAGGAACCAGCAGCATTTATTCAAGCAGGGTAAATAAGCTACTGGCTGCTCTCTTTAAATAGATGAACAGAATTTCAGAATTGGTAAGAATTTTGGAAACTATCTCAGCCCAACACCTCCCAATGTATGTTATACTAAACCCCAGAACTGCAGGACATTATTATGTGGGGAAGGGAGGCttgggaataaaataaatatagagaaTGCTGTGTTTCATGAAGTTCAACAGGTTTCCTTGTGTAAGAACTTATAGTCTCTAAGGTATACTGGGAAActttaattgggaaaaaatataaGATACCACATATTCTTCTCTTATTATCCATGGGACCCTTTGTCATGGGACATCTTGTTGGATCAGTGTTATATGGAATACTAATTTGGAAAATGCTAGTCTGGTCTTACTTTTTATAAGTAAGTCACTTTGGTCAGGGAATAGTTTTATGTGTGTGGTGTACAAAATTTTCCAGATGTTCCTTTCATTGAAATTTTATGGAAACCTAAATTAGAAGAGGTGAATAGCTGAACACTAGGTAGTTTAGTGGAATGTACTTGGATTAACATCCTGGCATACCCAGCTGTGAGATGTGTGGTCTGAGGAGAGTTGTGTTATACCTGTGAGAAGGCTCAGGTCAACCCAGAGCAAGATGTGAGCAGCCAGTGTCTCCTGCTGGGGAGGGACTGCAGTGCTGGGGTTGTTCTTGTTCAGACGCCAAGTCGTGTTTGACTATGACCCCATGAACACcaggctgtccttcaccatctcccggagtttgctaaactcatgtccattgagttggtgataccatccaactatctcatctcctgtcatccccttctcccgccttcaatctttcccagcatgagggtcttttccaatgagtcagctcttcgcatcaggtggccaaagtattggagcttcagcttcagcatcagtccttccaatgaatattcagggttgatttcctttaggattgactggtttgatctccttgctgaccaagggactctcaagagtcttctccagcaccacagtttggagACCATCCATCAGACTTAAGCCCTGCAGCACATCCAAAGCTAGAATCCACTGCCATCTGCCCACGTCCTTTCCAGGTATCTGATTCTCTTGGTCAAAAGTTTATAACCacttgatttttttctggaaaaactcCATGTTCCTCTTTATGTCAAATAGATTACAGCTGTGGCTATCAATTCAACAACAATTTGTTAGAAACCTCCTAAGAGCAAGCACTGTGCTAGAAACTGGCAATGCAAATATAAACAGACTAGATAGAAATTAAGGTCACCATTCTGGGCTTTTATCACTTGCATTCATATAGAGTCTCTCACCCTGATTCTAGCTTGCATCCCAAGTCCCTCCTTCTGCCTGCCTTCCAGGGAAAAGAGAGTACCTGTCATGATACCAtcctttggggacttccctggtggcccagtgactgAGTCTCTGCCTAgcagtgcaggggatacaggttcaatccctggtcagggagctttggcttgctgccaaaaaaaaaaaaaaaaaactttaaacaatattataacaaattcaatgaaaactttaaaaatggtccacataaaaaaaaaatcttaaaaaaaaaatgatactgtcCTTTAGAACTTTGCTCTCCAGCGGTATGTTCATCCATCATGACATCCTTTGAGCATGTGCATAATGCCAGGTGTTCTGAAAGTTACCGAAAGGACATGGATGAGAAAGATACAGgccctgccttcaaggaaatcatcACTGAGCAAACCGCCATGGCCAACCTCTAGGTAGATAATAGAATACGCTTCTGAATCTtgcaaaaaagaaagcagaggcaTCCATTTAGAACTGAAAGTTAGAAATTTTGCTCTACCTTGACCAACTGGGATTCTCCAAAAAAGCCCACTAGCATTTCTATTCCTTAGTTGCCACCTGTTCAGGAATGATCTACCTGATCTCTTGTCCCAGGTTTTAATTAAACAAAGAATATTTACATAACATATAACAGGATGTAAGTGTTTTTAACATGCATTTTTAACCTTCACAATAACCTGGTGAAATAGGTATTTATCACTAACATTATAACATCAGTGGTAGTTGTTATTGTATTGTCTTAGCATCTGTATCATAAGCAATAGAACTGTTAGTATAACAGGAGTGATCGTATATCTGACAGGCCCAGAACAGAGCTATATGTGCTTGTATTCTCATACGATTATTAAAAGTAATCACTTGGAAGCTCAAAACTATCCAGGTTTGGTGATGACACATTGTATGATCCCTCAGTCATTAGCCCAGATTCaaataaggctcagagaggccacaAGGGAtattcaagatcacacagctgatgAATGGACAAGCTCTGATATGAACAGAGGTCCTCTCATTCTAAATGCCATTTATTCTCAATCATCACAAGCAGGACCAATTGCTTTGTGAGAAATAAAGAAGCCCACAAATAGGGAGGTGCTTTATAAACTATGAGATGACGTACACTGCTTGGACAATGTGCAGTTACTAATAATCCATCATCTATCAGTCCTTCCCAAGAGCACATATCAGGAGGAGTCAATCATAGAAGCAGCCCAGAGGAGGCTGAGAAGCCACAGTGGATGTGACCAAGAGGGAAGAAACTCTGCTCACACATCGGCAAAGAAAAATCCCTTCAACAAAGTAAAGCCATGAAACAGGCTGAATGACACAGTGTCTGATGCtgagaaggggaaagaagaaagaaggaccAGTGTTTTTCCTGGTGAGACACATGatacctctgttcatgggatgaaGTGGAACGTGGCATCTggtgagaggaggggaaggaaacaTGGCATTTGTCCCAAAGAGAGATGAACCCACGCCAAGGACAACAACTGCCTCTCCAGGTGGAAGAAGTGTCACCTTACGAGTGTTAATTACCTCCCAGGCTGAGCAGAGTCCTGTCACAgcgaggagagagaggaaagctGGTTGGTGGTCATTGCTTTTTTCAATCCTAACAGACATTCTGTAGCTCTTCATTTTTCCCCAGTtctattgagaaataattgacacaACATTACTGGGaaagtttcagatgcacagcacaATGGTTTGATTCACATAGATTGTAAAATGATTACCGAGATAAGTTtcgttaacatccatcatctcatagagatacaatgaaagaaaaaaaaataaaacttgactaTTTCTTGCAATTAAAATTAGGCAAATCAATTATGATGTAAGCAATGTTAATATTTGGCAAGGTTTACCTGCTTAAAGTTACAATGATAAtaacatgtgaaaaatattaacTAAATTCTCATCGGTTCATACGGTTCTGTCAAATAAAGTATTTCTAGTCCTTTAAAAGGGCTTCCGCTTTCCCTGGTGTGACCCTGTCCTGCTCGGTTGCTCATTTAAACAGTAGTCATTTAATTCCATCCGGATTCTCTCCCACATAAGTGCATGCCGCcaacccatggaggattcaatggacatggatatGAGCCCCTCGAGGCCCCAAAACTATCTTTTTGGTTGTGAACTAAAGGCTGACAGAGATTATCCCTTCAAGGTGGATAATGATGAAAATAAGCACCAGTTTTCTTTAAGAATGGTCAGTTTAGGGGCTGGAGCAAAGGATGAATCACACATTGTTGAAGCAGAGGCGATGGATTATGAAGACGGTCCAATTAAAGTAACACTGGCAACTTTGAAAATGTCTGTACAGCCAACGGTTTCTCTTGGGGGCTTTGAAATTACACCACCTGTGGTCTTGCGGTTGAAGTGTGGTTCAGGGCCTGTGCATATCAGAGAACAGCACTTAGTAGTTGTGGAGAAAGATGCAGGGTcagaagatgaagaggaggaggatgtgAAACTCCTAAGTATATCTGGAAATCGTTCTGCCCCTGGAAGAGGTAGCAAGTTTCCCCAGAAAAAAGTaaagcttgctgctgctgctgaagatgatgattatgatgatgaagatgatgacaaTTTTGATGAGGAAGTCGAAGAAAACACTCCAGTAAAGAAATCTGTACGAGATACTCCAGCCAAAAACGCACAAAAATCAAACCAGAATGAAAAAGACTCAAAACTGTCAACACCAATATTAAAAGGTCAAGAATCCttcaaaaaacaggaaaaaaacaccTAAGACACCAAAAGAACCTAGCTCTGTAGAAGatattaaagcaaaaatacaagCAAGCCTAGAAAAAGCACATTGAACAATCCTGGGAGCTACTGGTAAATTAAGCCCAAAGAtggggagaggaaaaggagagacGCAAGTGGTCCAAACTGAGTATCATCAACAGTCCCAACTGAAGTCTTCTATTTTAATCTCAATCCCCTTTCCTGATGGGCCACCCACCCATGCCTCCTTCCAGGCTGGAAGCAATCAATTGATCTCTTAAAACACTTTGACTGCTGTGATTCAGTGAACCTTATACTTTGCTTTCTATTTGTGCAATTACCTCACCTCTGACTATGTATTTCCctagctgctcaataaatatttgaatcaaaaaaaggcggggggggggcttccttggtggctcagcagtaaagaatccacctgccaatgcaggagatgcgggtttgatccctgagttggaaagatttcctggaggagaaaaggcaacccacttcaataatacacttgcctgagaaatcccacggacagaggagcctgtcgggcaacagtccatgggctcacaaagagagGGACTCGACTTAGCACCCGAACAATGACagcagtctttttaaaatattctcattgtgatgagaactcttgggATCTACTCTTTCAACAGCTTTCTTAAGTAACATACAGCCATGCTAACTGTAGCCATCATGCTGTATATTATACCGTTAGTACTTATTTGTCTTGTAACTGGATGTAGCTTTTCATTTGAAGTTGAGGTAGGAAAAAGAAAGCTAAGTATGACTGAGCACTTGCTTTAAGCCAGGCATGCTCACTTGACAAATACTTTCAGAGCTCCTCATGTGTTTCTAGACACAGATTTAGGCATGTTATTGTGCAAAATAGATAAAGAGCTCTGCCCGCAAAGGAGCTTCAATTATGGGGCGGAGGCACACAATTTACAATAAATGCAATAAATCAGTACTTTCTGTGTCTTATTCACCTTTGTTACTTCATTATTCTGCATAATGCCTGAAGTACAAGTAAGATGAACAcaaggatgaatgaatgattaaaatCTAGACAGGTAAGAATTTGGCCCTACAGTTTCCTGAGGGAacattctggaaagaaaaaaataatttgagcaAAAATTAGGCATCTTGTTATTCTACTTCAACAGGAAGGGTAGCAGATTTCCGTGGACATGcatttgcatatctttttcttaaatagGCTGTCCAGTTTACATACATTTGTATGTTCCATTCAAAGAAACTTACTGTCAGTATGTAAATTACTCAGCATATtaaattctccttttcttcttatcattttttctcatttttgctgtttcctcttcatacttaaatatgcatattttgaGCAAATTTCCTCCACATTTCTATAGTGCCTTTCAATggcatatattattttaaataaaattatataattatatatgcattttgtgtatatgtataatatacattctgagctttcatattttgtttattttggggggctgctccctatagcatgtggaatcttagttcctggatcagggattgaactcataccctcagcagtgaaagagtggagtcttaaccactggaccatcagggaattcccttgaaCTTTTATTAATCAAGGAAGCCACATTCCTACAATTTAGtattaaaatacttaattttgtATCCACCTCTCTTTCAAACACCAAGCTTTATATACTGAGAACCCCGAGACAAGATTTCCtgacccagctctgccactgaccaGCTGTGTAACCAAACAGAAGTAACCACATCCCTATGAATCTCTACTTCTTCAGTCAAATGGAAAGGCTGGCATTCTTAGACACACAAGACACACATCCTAGGGTCAATCCATCTTCAGATTCATCTCACATGATGCTGCTTGAGTGTGGGATTCCAAATTGCCTGTGGTAACCTAACATTCATGTGTTAATTGTTTTGATACATCCTCTAGAGGACTGTGAGGGTAATAAACTAAGAATATTACTTTAGACATAATGTTGGTGGGCAATGCATGTCACTGAAACCGAAAGAATAACTGGTAGTCAAGACCACTCCCATAGGGTAAAGGTTGCTCCATAAAAAGAGACCACTGAGTCCAgggacgcttgcttcttggaagaaaagctatgaccaacctagacagtatattaaaaagcagagacattcctttgccattaaaagtccatctagtcaaggctatggtttttccagtaatcatgtatggatgtgagagttggactataaagaaagctgaacgcagaagaattgatgcttttgaactgtggtgttggagaagactcttgagagtcccttggactgcaaggagatccaaccagtccatcctaaaggagatcagtcctgggtgttcattggaaggactgatgttgaagctgaaactccaatactttggccacctgatgcaaagagctgactcatctgaaaagaccctgatgctggaaaagattgagggcaggaggagaaggggatgacagaggatgggatggttgggtggcatcaccgactcaatggacttgagtttgtgtaaactctggaagttggtgatggacagggaggcctggtgtgtagcagtccatggggtcacagagtctgacacgactgaactgaactgaattatgagGAAATTCTAACTCTTCTGCCTCGAGTAGCATCTGACCTACTCCCTCCTCCAGCTCATACACTCAAGTCCTTTTTAGACCACCTAAGAGAAATCCTGACTAATAAAAGTTTCTTCATTTAGTTACACACTGCTTCTAATCACTGTTGTAATACCTGCCACTACTCCTTCCACGGCACACTGCTTGTTTGAGAGCCGAAGACATCACATCATAGGAACCAGACCACCTGGATTCAGATCCTGAGTCTGCCAGGTGACCTGGGGCACATAGTGATCTGGGACATTGATGTAACCCATCTGAATGCCTCCAttttaaaatggggacaataacagAACCTATTTCCTAgggttactgtgaggattaaacgagTCAAACTATGCTAAGTCCTTAAAATAGTTTCTGGAACATTCTGGAGCATTAATTacgaaaaaaaatcattcaaagtCAGAGAGCTGGGCAGTTTGTGACCTCAGACAGATCATATAACATCTCCAAGCCCCAATTgtttcatctataaaacaggaaaattaaatctataaagcagtaaaaaattaatgtgaaaaTACACATAAAGTAGGGTTGGGCGCTTAGAAGGTACTCACATTTAAAAGctactacattttaattttccctctagttttaaagttttcttttttgttaattcTCTACGAAAAAAATGTTGCCTCCATTGAGCCACAGAAACTGTGCTTTCAATGAATTACATCATTTCAATGAATTTCATTTTTAGTGGCATAGACAGATAGTACTTACCAGCCCTTGATTCCGGACTAACTTCTGattcttcttctttgttttttacatttcttttgtaGCTTCTCAAGAGAAAAACagcaatttaattttatttagttccAGCCTTTCAAAGTGTGCAGGACTCAGGGTGAGTGAAGTGATTTTCATTCTCATCTGATACAACGGAGATTATTAAATGCATGTAAGGCTTTAACTGtttccttcagtttttctttcactGAAGATTTCCTCAGAGCTCCTATCCACCAGGGCTGACACTGAAGGTCGTGAGATAATTATGACCCTCATGTGAGGCAGACAACTTGTACCCTGAATTGTAGTCTTCTGATCTGTAAGTCAGGGGTAATAGTAGCTACCTCAGAGTGTATGATGAAGATTAAACGTGATAATGTGCTGAGGGTGCTTAGCATAATGCTTGACCCAATGTTTGGAATTATTttggtgatgatgatgaaggtgatgataatggtgatgatggaCTTTGCCTGATATCCATAACCACCAAAGGCAAAGGCTTCTTTTGCCCTGTAGGCATCCCACAAGCATCTTTCTACAATTCTCCATTTTAAAATCCTGCGTGTTAGGGTGTAAAGTCTGACTCCTACTGAAAAGTGAGAAAATCCCTCATTATAAGTTTCACAACTGAAAGTTAAAAACAACCTTGCCAGTAGGACACAGAAAGGCTCCACAGAGACTCCCATACCCTCTGTTCCCAGAATAGAAACTCCATCCAGGTTGGAGGGCTGGCCCCAGGTCAGCAGTCAAGCAGGGTGCGTAGTGGCtgtgttaccaagtccaagttTGCTCTACTTGCCACACAACAGGACAATGAACCTGAGAGACGAGGAGCTGAAGCAAGGAATaggactttattcagaaagccttctgaccaagaagatggcagactaatatctcaaaataaccatcttacctgggtctggatgccaggttcttttgtaAATCAGAGCTAGAGGgtggtgaggaaacaaagtaaaaggcCATCTAATCTTACAAATGTCTCccagaatggcaagcctcagacAGGggtatgtgttcatttcttccttcttgccatctacagggttctgaacaaaggcactctGATAGTTAGGCAGAGGGGCAGTCTTCTCTGAGGCCagccattatgtatgattataataacaaaagcaacagaaagcaagccaaagaaacagttccaacatggagtcagagtTGATTTCTCCTTGCAACAGCTGCACTGGTTTTCTGTGTATGtgcgtgttcagttgtgtctgactctttgcaaccccatggactgtcccaccagactcctcagtccatggggttttccaggtaagaatactggactgggttaccatttccttctccaggggatcttcccttctcaaggattgaaccctcatctctttcatctcctgcattggcaggtgggttctcctCCAGCTAAGCCaagcttgttaaaaaaaaaaagtaaataagctaAAATAGTAGGTGATCCTTTGGTtttttcttgcaaaaaaaaaattgttttagtcCAAATAATAAGAGTCAGTAGCCAGCTCTAATCTTTCCTAGTTTTAAATGAACAGTCATGAAAAGCAAATACTGTATCACATTGAACTTGAATTTTGAGTTCAGTATATATCTCACATACTTCTTCATTTCATGTGCAATGCAGCAATGCATGATTTCACTGTGATCTGAATGTTTACTAACTTTGAGTCTGAAGTCTAGTATCTTTTAATCTGCTATTTTTATATCAAACATAATTAAGGATCAAATAAAACAAATCACTTACGGAAGCCTTGTTCTCTCTCTGCTCTTTTTCCTGTCTCCTCTCATTTCCAAGATATTCTTTGTCAGTTTGTACTAAAATGCTTGTCTCAAAGGCTGTCTGCATAATTCAAATGAAGTAAATTGCAGACAGGTTTTTACCAATTAGCTAGTTACCTGAACTTCCTCAACTCTTGGcttcttaatctgtaaaatgggtataattagAACTACTCAATTCCCAGGCCCTGATAAGGAATCAGAGATGTGATATAAATGTAATTTGTATAACATACACGTGTAAGCCAATGCTCTGAATTGTCTTGGGATAAATACCTAGAAGCTATATTTTTGGTACAAAGGACATGTATATGATTACGATTTTTGATATACACtagcaaattattttccaaaaaccTTGAGGTAAGTATAAGACTATATTAGAATGTCTGTTTTTTCTTCCAAATCAATgccaaattttattaaataatttcagCAATTAGCATGTTGTGTGGTTTAATCAAGCATGATTGATAAAAACCAATATCCATAGTCCAAACTACCAGTGGAAAGTCATCTCACATGAATAATGGTTCTATTATCAGGGATGGAGAAACAAGACTCCTTCACAGAATAGATCGATTATGTCTAGCTGAGTTTGCCCTCAGCAAATAAGAGAGAAATCTGTATTAGTCCATGTACATTGTACCAACAAATGTCAAGATTTGAACTGCCCCAGGCAAAACGTCTCTGCCCACCCACCAAGgagagctgattctttgaaaattagCTCATCAGAATCTTACTAAAATGGATATAGAGGCAGTTCATATGCTGTGAAGACCAGTCTAAAGGCCAGATCTACCATTAAACTTCTAGAAACCTTTAAGAAGTTTGCTTAACTTATCTGGAACTCAAGAGTCCAACTAAATAATCTCCCAGCCCTTCCAGATTCTGACAATATCTAAATCTATAGTTTAAGTTTTAATTATTCTCCTAAGAGTACTAAACTCTAGGTCATATCTCACATAGGATTGTAATTCATTCAACCCAATAGTCTGTCTGAAGCAGGTACCAAAAGATGCTTTTAGGATGCtttatacatttattccttt is a genomic window of Cervus elaphus chromosome 21, mCerEla1.1, whole genome shotgun sequence containing:
- the LOC122679569 gene encoding nucleophosmin-like isoform X2; the encoded protein is MEDSMDMDMSPSRPQNYLFGCELKADRDYPFKVDNDENKHQFSLRMVSLGAGAKDESHIVEAEAMDYEDGPIKVTLATLKMSVQPTVSLGGFEITPPVVLRLKCGSGPVHIREQHLVVVEKDAGSEDEEEEDVKLLSISGNRSAPGRGSKFPQKKVKLAAAAEDDDYDDEDDDNFDEEVEENTPVKKSNPSKNRKKTPKTPKEPSSVEDIKAKIQASLEKAH
- the LOC122679569 gene encoding nucleophosmin-like isoform X1; this translates as MEDSMDMDMSPSRPQNYLFGCELKADRDYPFKVDNDENKHQFSLRMVSLGAGAKDESHIVEAEAMDYEDGPIKVTLATLKMSVQPTVSLGGFEITPPVVLRLKCGSGPVHIREQHLVVVEKDAGSEDEEEEDVKLLSISGNRSAPGRGSKFPQKKVKLAAAAEDDDYDDEDDDNFDEEVEENTPVKKSVRDTPAKNAQKSNQNEKDSKLSTPILKGQESFKKQEKNT